The following are from one region of the Ignavibacteriales bacterium genome:
- a CDS encoding CocE/NonD family hydrolase, with the protein MKKIFFLLFFSITVYEGNSIAQQVYSFIPLSIPTRVNFPFKKSLAADLYSLDTNIAKPVIFIQTPYNKNLYRTNIHLPQSGGVTFPFDSINYNYVIMDWRGFYGSILAKIDGYDRGLDGYDAIEWIANQKWCNGKIGTYGASALGLIQFQTARHHPPHLICAVPLVKDYKTSYNNYYYGGDYRKEHVESLAKLGFLSTEEILAHPKKDFYWNVIESSSDYPEEISIPVLMIGGWFDHFPDEVIRAFNDLYERSDVTVLFKHKFLIGPWLHSGIGKLQQGEIEYPNAFGYPDSIAMQFFNYYLRNESNSYDKNSTIIYYQLGEDEWHSTNGWNSISTTTDTLFLCEGNLLSFNKPFSEISSDSFYYDPKDPSPAIGGARFNPFITDLPDGPIDISNSIEIRNDVLIFSTESLSHQIKINGNAILKLFISSNRKDTDFALRLCDVYPDNRSIIITQGIRRMRFRSSYSSDSLMIPGKIYPVEIQLQNIALTIKPGHKLRIVISSSIYPHFDINLNNGDSLYVPGDTLIANNYVYFNKNYPSCLVWQTSEITAVPKEEFKVVENFKLEQNFPNPFNPTTKIGFRNSKFGFVSLKVYDILGNEVATLVNEEIPLGGTAGSYEVEFSGSSLPSGIYFYRITTSSGFNQTKKMILLR; encoded by the coding sequence ATGAAGAAAATATTTTTTTTATTGTTCTTTTCCATTACAGTTTATGAAGGTAATTCAATTGCGCAGCAAGTTTATAGTTTTATACCGTTATCGATTCCCACGCGCGTAAATTTTCCTTTTAAAAAATCACTTGCTGCCGATCTTTACTCTTTAGATACAAATATTGCTAAACCAGTTATTTTTATTCAAACTCCTTACAATAAGAATCTTTATCGTACAAATATTCATCTGCCACAGTCCGGCGGAGTTACTTTTCCTTTCGATAGTATTAATTACAATTATGTTATAATGGATTGGCGGGGATTTTACGGATCAATACTTGCTAAAATTGATGGATATGATAGAGGATTGGATGGTTATGACGCTATTGAATGGATTGCAAATCAAAAATGGTGTAATGGAAAAATTGGAACTTACGGGGCTTCCGCTTTAGGTTTAATTCAATTTCAGACTGCAAGACATCATCCGCCACATCTTATTTGCGCTGTTCCTCTTGTTAAGGATTATAAAACATCTTACAATAACTATTACTATGGTGGTGATTACAGGAAAGAACACGTAGAATCGCTGGCAAAACTGGGATTCCTTTCCACCGAAGAAATTCTTGCACATCCTAAAAAAGATTTTTATTGGAACGTCATTGAATCAAGTTCTGATTATCCAGAGGAAATTTCCATACCTGTTCTTATGATTGGCGGCTGGTTTGATCATTTTCCAGATGAAGTAATCCGGGCTTTTAACGATCTTTATGAAAGAAGTGATGTAACTGTACTCTTTAAACATAAATTTCTTATCGGTCCCTGGCTTCATTCAGGTATTGGTAAACTTCAACAGGGTGAAATTGAGTATCCTAATGCTTTCGGGTACCCTGATTCTATTGCAATGCAGTTTTTTAATTATTATTTAAGAAATGAATCAAATAGTTATGATAAAAATTCCACAATAATTTATTATCAGCTTGGAGAAGATGAATGGCATTCAACCAACGGGTGGAATAGTATTTCAACCACGACAGATACTTTATTTCTTTGCGAAGGAAATCTACTTTCATTTAACAAACCATTCTCTGAAATAAGCTCGGATTCATTTTACTATGATCCAAAAGATCCTTCGCCGGCTATTGGAGGAGCCAGGTTTAATCCTTTTATTACTGATTTGCCTGACGGTCCAATTGACATAAGCAATTCAATTGAAATCCGGAATGATGTATTAATTTTTTCCACCGAGTCTTTAAGTCATCAGATAAAAATAAATGGTAATGCTATTCTTAAACTTTTTATTTCATCAAATAGAAAAGATACCGACTTTGCTTTGAGGCTATGCGATGTTTATCCTGATAACAGATCGATAATAATAACGCAAGGTATAAGAAGAATGCGTTTCAGAAGTTCATATTCTTCAGACTCTCTAATGATCCCCGGCAAAATTTATCCAGTCGAAATTCAGCTTCAAAATATTGCATTAACAATTAAACCAGGCCATAAATTAAGGATAGTAATCAGTTCTTCAATTTATCCTCATTTTGATATTAATCTTAATAATGGGGATTCACTTTATGTTCCCGGTGATACTCTGATTGCTAACAATTATGTTTACTTTAATAAAAATTATCCATCCTGCTTGGTTTGGCAAACTTCAGAAATTACTGCAGTTCCTAAGGAAGAATTTAAGGTTGTAGAAAATTTTAAATTAGAACAAAACTTCCCAAATCCATTCAATCCAACAACAAAAATAGGTTTTCGGAATTCGAAATTCGGATTTGTAAGTTTGAAAGTATATGATATTCTTGGAAACGAAGTAGCCACACTGGTTAACGAAGAAATCCCGCTTGGCGGGACTGCCGGAAGTTATGAAGTTGAATTCTCCGGTTCTTCACTTCCAAGCGGAATATATTTCTACAGAATTACAACCTCATCAGGATTTAATCAAACTAAGAAAATGATTCTGTTAAGATAA
- a CDS encoding T9SS type A sorting domain-containing protein yields the protein MYIEEFYKHNNLLFTLVQQNNGNYCVGIYDISDIKNPVELGRKEKNTYEGNKFYENCILYEKDSILTEGFYAIKSNPDVDIIDHYFWKPNLVIEIDDRFFYFRNYDQDIKVLKMKNQLNFELIKTFQLTTQSSEISGIAAVDEVIYISTRYAGVYSGLILIDASDLNNLKEVQSPVTDQDLTGLVSGNKRILVGKNFGEVMLFDCSDPRKPKFVTTNYYPHNRLRGFWQDKNFFLYGYQKNISIYDSSINLIKKISTSGDVYSAHLNPTHLFIGTTIGIEICNINNLNNPAIESIYGANIGHPINFIKEGNYIYTTNMGDGLKIIDVSDSSVPKIIGELDLNGCTRNIVISGNYAYLADYIKGLEIIDISNPNKPELISTLNIPLASDLDIRKDKIFLINDKNEVFVIDITNKYQPEMEYSKSIQPFYFQYFGEYKKIKITGDNIWVKFDNSPLYAFQYSNKNFTEIFKYDYVVSNEPNELLCLDSLLFLVQINGTQIFEPYNLQFISEISPLWFANIKSVSLDIAKKILYALISYDFGSRILKYDFTNPAEPKLIEGGIILDFPPEHILFNDDLLFVLTRDGITIYLPDKISGILRDEEKTSKITFQLSQNFPNPFNPTTKIKFQIANFEFVSLKVYDILGNEVATLVNEEIPLSGTTGNYEVEFDGSNLSSGIYFYVLNYDDLRISKKMCILK from the coding sequence ATGTATATTGAGGAATTCTATAAACATAATAACCTTTTATTTACATTGGTCCAGCAGAATAATGGTAATTATTGTGTCGGTATTTATGATATATCTGATATAAAAAATCCTGTTGAACTTGGAAGAAAAGAAAAAAATACTTATGAAGGCAATAAATTTTATGAAAACTGCATTTTATATGAAAAAGACTCAATATTAACCGAAGGATTCTATGCAATAAAATCAAATCCGGATGTTGATATCATTGATCATTATTTTTGGAAGCCAAATTTAGTGATAGAAATAGATGATAGGTTTTTCTATTTCAGGAATTATGATCAAGATATTAAAGTGCTTAAAATGAAAAATCAATTGAATTTCGAACTTATTAAAACTTTTCAGTTGACTACACAATCAAGCGAAATAAGTGGAATTGCGGCTGTTGATGAAGTGATTTACATATCAACTAGATATGCTGGAGTATATTCCGGTTTGATATTAATTGATGCTTCTGACCTTAATAACCTAAAAGAAGTTCAAAGTCCGGTAACTGATCAGGATCTGACTGGGCTGGTATCTGGAAATAAAAGAATTCTTGTTGGTAAAAATTTTGGCGAAGTAATGTTATTTGATTGTTCAGATCCACGCAAACCAAAATTTGTTACAACAAATTATTATCCTCACAACCGGTTAAGAGGATTCTGGCAGGATAAAAATTTTTTTTTATATGGGTATCAAAAGAATATTAGTATTTATGATAGTTCAATTAACTTAATAAAAAAAATATCAACATCTGGGGATGTCTATTCTGCGCACTTAAATCCAACACACCTATTTATTGGGACAACAATCGGTATTGAAATTTGTAATATCAACAATCTAAATAATCCTGCAATTGAATCAATATATGGTGCTAATATTGGACACCCAATTAATTTTATTAAGGAAGGGAATTATATTTATACAACTAATATGGGGGATGGATTAAAAATTATAGATGTTTCTGATAGTTCAGTTCCTAAAATAATAGGAGAACTTGATCTAAATGGTTGTACGAGGAATATCGTAATTTCAGGAAATTATGCCTACCTGGCTGATTATATTAAAGGACTAGAAATAATAGATATAAGTAATCCCAATAAGCCCGAATTAATTTCTACTTTGAATATCCCACTTGCCTCTGACTTAGATATTAGAAAAGATAAAATATTTTTAATCAATGATAAAAATGAAGTCTTTGTAATAGATATAACAAATAAGTATCAACCTGAAATGGAGTATTCAAAATCCATTCAACCTTTTTATTTTCAATACTTCGGAGAATATAAAAAAATTAAAATAACTGGAGATAATATCTGGGTCAAATTTGATAATAGTCCGCTATATGCTTTCCAATACTCAAATAAAAATTTTACCGAAATATTTAAATATGATTACGTAGTTTCAAACGAACCTAATGAGTTGCTATGTTTAGATTCTCTTTTATTTCTTGTGCAAATTAATGGTACGCAAATCTTTGAACCTTATAACTTGCAATTTATTAGTGAAATATCGCCACTCTGGTTTGCAAACATTAAATCCGTTTCGTTAGATATTGCCAAGAAAATATTATATGCTTTAATATCATACGATTTCGGTTCTAGAATACTTAAGTACGATTTCACTAATCCTGCTGAACCAAAACTAATTGAAGGTGGTATCATATTAGATTTTCCACCTGAACATATTTTATTTAATGATGATCTTCTTTTTGTATTAACGAGAGATGGAATTACAATTTATTTACCAGATAAAATAAGTGGTATTTTGAGAGACGAAGAAAAAACATCCAAAATTACTTTTCAATTAAGCCAAAACTTCCCCAATCCATTCAATCCAACAACAAAAATCAAATTTCAGATTGCAAATTTTGAATTTGTGAGTTTGAAAGTATATGACATTCTCGGCAATGAAGTAGCCACGCTTGTTAACGAAGAAATCCCGCTTAGCGGGACTACAGGAAATTATGAAGTGGAGTTTGATGGAAGTAACCTTTCAAGCGGAATTTATTTTTATGTTCTAAATTATGATGATCTAAGGATTTCAAAGAAAATGTGCATTCTAAAGTAA
- a CDS encoding DUF3160 domain-containing protein: MKFRILLCNINLFFLLCIYAQAQTEPFDLNSYKQFLSNNQNMTSGQLLNLHPTGIFKGDLKLQPKDAVYFDSICFKYNLTEQEKSLIQKNGFMVSERLTNKSFGEAFGDIWHKDLPVFISTDAILHALHMSYDEILKTVEVNFLIPKLDTFLKKLKEQQSYLHTKYSNNPMMTRKLYDLDIYLTVAIKLMGDFAIPYYSDLTRPEINKIFNYISAEKPIEDSLFSSTNRIMDYSQFKVRGHYTDSNFPKLATYFKTMMWLGRTEIYLLSPRAIEPAPTEEDIQRQTIDALLVNEAIELGNLTSQWKELDDVIKFFVGESDNVTPPNLKSLVQAIDIKNASDLLDKSKLKSFQDSLKTKAYAFQRILSQIIMTGFNSPDSIIPASSFLLFGQRFIIDSYVTSQVVFDKILFNNSRIKRMLPSTLDVLYTLGNDASAQLLVSELDKYHYSSNLAALRYLIDGYDNDFWEVSLYNLWLNSIRKLNPPNDRTNLPQFMQSAGWWQEKMNTQLSSWAQLRHDNLLYAKQSYSGGVICSYPFSFVEPVPEFYDAVNQFCARGKEFLKNYPVYTDYYFEKCEAIMDTLSSIAKKELNKQSFSEAEKSFLRRMLYNANICGQTFDGWYLDLFYTGGLGMLKDDKVIADVHTAPTDEFGNMVGWILHAGTGPINLGVFIAEAPDNQSVAFVGPVMSYYEHLSTNFYRLSDEEWKTLYDVAPSMRPDWVNVYLADSKGNSKGEGLKLITGIEKDDNTTTLPETMLLAHNYPNPFNSTTIIRFTIPAKLSNQDVKLNIFDLNGELVKQLLNENLPGGNYLTRWDGTDNNDRDVTSGVYFYNLTVGGNQISGKMSLIK; encoded by the coding sequence ATGAAATTTCGAATTTTACTTTGCAATATTAATTTATTCTTTCTGCTGTGTATCTATGCTCAAGCTCAAACGGAACCATTTGATTTGAATTCCTATAAACAATTTCTGTCTAATAATCAGAATATGACTTCAGGTCAATTGCTCAATCTTCATCCTACCGGAATATTTAAAGGAGATTTAAAACTTCAACCAAAGGATGCGGTGTACTTCGATTCGATCTGCTTCAAGTACAATCTGACGGAACAAGAAAAATCTTTGATACAAAAGAATGGATTTATGGTATCCGAGAGATTAACAAATAAAAGCTTTGGCGAGGCTTTTGGAGATATATGGCACAAAGACTTACCAGTTTTTATCTCAACGGATGCAATACTTCATGCTTTACATATGTCATATGATGAGATTCTTAAAACCGTGGAAGTAAATTTTTTAATCCCCAAACTGGATACATTTTTAAAAAAATTAAAAGAACAGCAATCTTACCTCCATACTAAATATTCTAATAATCCTATGATGACAAGAAAATTGTATGATCTGGATATTTATTTAACAGTTGCCATAAAACTGATGGGGGATTTTGCAATTCCATATTACTCTGATTTAACCCGACCGGAAATAAACAAAATATTTAATTACATTAGTGCAGAGAAACCAATTGAAGATTCTCTTTTCTCTTCGACGAATAGAATAATGGATTACAGCCAATTTAAAGTGCGAGGACACTACACAGATTCCAACTTTCCGAAACTTGCAACATATTTTAAGACAATGATGTGGCTGGGCAGAACTGAAATTTATCTTTTATCTCCACGGGCAATTGAACCTGCACCAACTGAAGAAGATATTCAGAGGCAAACAATTGATGCATTATTAGTAAATGAAGCAATTGAATTGGGTAATCTTACTTCCCAATGGAAAGAGCTTGATGATGTTATTAAATTCTTTGTCGGAGAATCTGATAATGTAACCCCACCAAATTTAAAATCACTGGTTCAAGCGATAGATATAAAAAACGCGTCAGATCTTCTTGATAAAAGTAAATTAAAATCATTTCAGGATTCCTTAAAAACAAAGGCTTACGCATTTCAAAGGATTCTTTCCCAAATTATTATGACGGGATTTAATAGTCCGGACAGCATCATTCCTGCCAGTTCATTTTTATTGTTTGGGCAAAGGTTCATTATTGATTCCTATGTTACATCCCAGGTAGTGTTTGATAAAATTTTGTTTAATAATAGCCGAATAAAACGAATGCTTCCTTCTACGCTTGATGTTCTTTATACTTTGGGAAATGATGCTTCAGCTCAGCTTCTTGTTTCTGAATTAGATAAATATCATTACTCATCAAATCTTGCAGCATTAAGATATTTGATTGACGGATATGATAATGATTTTTGGGAGGTTAGCCTATATAATCTTTGGTTGAATTCTATCCGGAAATTAAATCCACCAAACGATAGAACAAATCTACCACAGTTTATGCAATCTGCCGGATGGTGGCAGGAAAAAATGAACACTCAGCTTTCCTCGTGGGCACAACTGCGGCATGATAACCTTCTTTATGCAAAACAGTCTTATTCAGGCGGGGTTATATGTTCCTATCCTTTCAGCTTTGTAGAGCCGGTTCCTGAATTTTACGATGCAGTTAATCAGTTTTGTGCTAGAGGAAAGGAGTTCTTGAAAAATTATCCTGTCTATACAGATTATTATTTTGAAAAATGCGAAGCAATTATGGATACTCTTAGTTCAATCGCTAAAAAGGAATTAAATAAACAATCATTCAGCGAAGCCGAGAAAAGTTTTTTACGCAGGATGTTATATAACGCCAATATTTGTGGACAAACTTTTGATGGTTGGTATTTGGATTTGTTCTATACTGGCGGATTAGGAATGCTAAAAGATGACAAAGTTATTGCCGACGTACACACTGCACCAACTGATGAATTTGGAAATATGGTTGGCTGGATTCTTCATGCAGGAACGGGTCCAATAAATCTGGGAGTATTTATTGCTGAAGCCCCTGATAATCAATCAGTTGCTTTTGTTGGACCAGTGATGAGTTATTACGAACACTTATCAACGAATTTTTACAGACTATCAGACGAAGAATGGAAGACTCTTTATGATGTTGCCCCTTCAATGCGACCGGATTGGGTAAATGTTTACTTAGCTGATTCAAAAGGCAATTCAAAAGGAGAAGGATTAAAATTAATCACTGGCATTGAAAAAGATGACAACACCACAACATTACCAGAAACAATGCTGCTTGCACATAATTATCCTAATCCATTTAACTCAACAACCATAATCAGATTTACAATTCCAGCAAAGCTAAGCAACCAGGATGTTAAGCTAAACATCTTTGACTTGAACGGTGAATTAGTAAAGCAGTTGCTGAATGAAAATTTACCTGGAGGGAATTACTTAACACGATGGGACGGTACAGACAATAATGACAGAGACGTAACCAGCGGAGTTTATTTCTACAACTTAACCGTTGGAGGAAATCAAATTTCGGGAAAGATGAGTTTGATAAAATAA